One window of the Shewanella litorisediminis genome contains the following:
- a CDS encoding ABC transporter permease translates to MIAIKPTLSAMLRSRSGPLLLLAQIILSVAIVANAAFIIQQRLELMARPSGITETESFEFSVFNFGEDMDLLARDERDLEILRSLPGIKAAAPTNMVPLSGSGWSDRFVDGPDPENAKSLPQFAFYLSDEELVNALGLRLVEGRNFHKGQVLKGFEDKSIQREVILSQTLARAFWGEESPIGKVVYQGDDEPITVVGVVERLQGAWVDDMHLENSVIMNIDFNGSSPNAGYIIRAEAADIPELKETIKAALLKDEPRRVISGFSTIAENRERNYANHAMMAFVLGCMIVLLLVITALGLSGMVMFNIERRTKQIGTRRALGASKGAILSWFLTENYLILGTGALVGVLLAFELGRRLMSFFSLPALDWRYPAMTVVLLFVVTTVAVILPARKAANISPATATRSV, encoded by the coding sequence ATGATTGCCATAAAACCCACACTCAGCGCCATGCTGCGAAGCCGCAGTGGTCCATTATTGTTGCTGGCGCAAATCATACTCTCGGTAGCCATAGTGGCCAATGCGGCCTTCATTATTCAGCAGCGCCTGGAGCTGATGGCCAGACCCTCAGGCATCACCGAAACCGAATCCTTTGAGTTTTCTGTGTTCAATTTTGGTGAGGATATGGATCTCCTTGCCAGGGATGAGCGGGATCTGGAGATTCTTCGCAGCCTGCCGGGCATCAAGGCCGCCGCCCCGACCAATATGGTGCCCCTGAGTGGTTCAGGCTGGAGCGATCGCTTCGTCGATGGCCCGGATCCCGAAAATGCCAAATCCTTGCCACAATTTGCCTTCTATCTGAGCGATGAAGAGCTGGTCAATGCTCTTGGACTCAGGCTGGTGGAGGGCCGTAACTTCCACAAGGGCCAGGTACTCAAGGGGTTTGAAGACAAAAGCATCCAACGAGAGGTGATTCTCAGCCAGACACTTGCCAGGGCCTTTTGGGGCGAGGAGTCCCCCATTGGCAAGGTAGTGTACCAGGGCGATGACGAACCCATTACCGTGGTGGGGGTGGTGGAACGTCTCCAGGGTGCCTGGGTCGATGATATGCATCTGGAAAACAGCGTTATCATGAACATTGATTTCAACGGGAGCTCCCCCAATGCCGGCTATATTATCCGGGCCGAGGCTGCTGATATTCCCGAGCTCAAGGAGACCATCAAGGCGGCCTTGCTTAAGGATGAGCCGCGCCGGGTGATCAGCGGCTTCAGCACCATAGCCGAAAACCGGGAGCGGAACTATGCCAACCACGCCATGATGGCCTTTGTGCTGGGCTGCATGATAGTGCTGCTGTTGGTGATCACCGCCCTGGGCCTGTCGGGCATGGTGATGTTCAATATTGAGCGCCGCACCAAGCAGATAGGCACCCGCAGGGCGCTGGGGGCCAGCAAGGGCGCGATACTGAGCTGGTTCCTGACCGAGAATTACCTGATCCTTGGCACGGGTGCCCTGGTGGGGGTATTGCTGGCCTTTGAGCTGGGCCGTCGCCTGATGAGCTTCTTCAGCCTGCCGGCACTGGATTGGCGTTACCCGGCCATGACAGTGGTGCTGCTGTTTGTGGTGACCACGGTGGCGGTAATACTGCCGGCCCGCAAGGCCGCCAATATCTCACCGGCCACCGCGACCCGCAGTGTTTGA